The Metarhizium brunneum chromosome 5, complete sequence sequence TTCGGCAATGCCTCTGCCGAACCCTGATGCTGCGCCTGTGACGAGGGCTACTTTGCCTTCAAGACGTCCCGAGGCCATGGTGAATTGATTTAGAGGTGGTTTGTAATCAAGTAGAGATGAACAAAGGTCCAAATAAATGCAAAATGAGACCTTCTCTCGGGGTGTAGAAATATATACAATCACGGTGATCAAATTAGCATTTTCTCATGCCCGTCAATCTTTTAGAAAGCTCATGGTCGCAGCATGCGGGGAGCCGTCCGCCATAAGAGACTCCTCCCCACTTGCGCCATCCTCGTTCTCATCCGAGCCTGGGGAGAGAGTGGGACTTCTCCGGAGCCCAAGAAGGTGGCgtgttgtacggagtagtggtGGTACATATGGACAGCCATTGATATCGAGGGAAAGGCCAGTGGCACGCTCCGGTGGATCAGAAAAGGCAACGTCCAAATATTGGCCATCCCGCTGCCGTCTTCCGCACTCGACTGTGCCGCGGCAtggttggtgttgaaagaaaaaacagaagatctactccgtactccgtaccaaatTAGGACCTCGCACTTGTGTGAGGTCTCCACtcttggcagagtcgttaaaCAGTCGGCATTAATACGTACCTACGAATAGCTGCGCCGGTCCGAAAGCGCAACAGAATAATGTCAACAGCTACACTGATTTTGTATGAGTGGGACACCCGGCCAACTTTGGACTAGCCACTGCTGCATGAAATTGCCCGACCCGTCTTAGCGCCATCACTGCATGACCCCGATTCCACCCGTCACCGGAGACGTGGATAGTTCGACGCGGGGCCAAGCTCCGATATAGTTCTCAGACGATGGTTGCCAGATGATCGAAAGCCGAGTTCGGACACGCGCAACGGCCAGCAGAAGCTTTGCTCATGGCTATAACTCGACATCGTCTTCGCTGGAGGCTCGCAAAAAAGTAGCACATCATTCCAAGCATGCCAGTCACGCTCACGGAAGCTGAAAAATGACCTCAAGCACGTTCAAACTCCTCGTTCTGCCTGGCGACCACGTAGGTCCAGAGGTCATAAATGAAGCCTTGCGGGTATTGGATGTTGTAGAGGAATCGCGGCCCGGCCTCAAATTCGAGCGCTCTttcgacgtcgtcggcggcagtAGCATTGACAAACACGGAGTCCCGATAACCCAGGAGGTCCTACAAAAAGCAACCCAAAGCGACGCAGTCTTGTTCGGCAGCGTTGGCGGTCCCAAATGGGCCGATGCCTCGCCCAACCCCGAATCGGgccttcttcaacttcgCCACAAGCTCGACGCTTTTGCAAATCTTCGCCCTTGCGAGATTATTGTTCCCTCGTTGCTGGATGCATCCCCGCTCAAGCCGGACATCATTCGAGGGACCAAGTTCATCGTCGTGAGGGAAAACTGCGGAGGCGCCTATTTCGGTACCAAGGTTGAGACACCCGACGTCGCCTCGGATCTCTGGGTGTACAGACCGCACGAGGTGGAAAGATGCGCTCGCGTGTCTGCCGCCGTTGCGCGTTTGTTGGGCAAGTCTGGCGATGGaaagggcggcggcggcccagcTGTCGTCTGGAGCGCAGACAAAGCCAACGTTTTAGCAAGCGGCAGGCTTTGGAGGCGAGTGACTGAAGACACGTTCAAGAAGGAGTTCCCCGACGTCGAGCTACGCCACCAACTCGCAGATAGCATGGCTATGCTCATGGTGAAGAACCCTCGCGGCTTCAACGGCGTCATCCACACGGATAACACGTTTGGCGACATCTTATCCGACATATCGGGCGGTATAGTTGGCAGCCTGGGCACGTTACCCAGCGCCAGCATTTCTGGCGTGCCGGGAGAGGGCAAATGCAATGGCATCTATGAACCTGTCCATGGGAGCGCACCCGATATTGCAGGCAAGGGCATTGTCAACCCAGTTGCGCAAA is a genomic window containing:
- the LEU2 gene encoding 3-isopropylmalate dehydrogenase is translated as MTSSTFKLLVLPGDHVGPEVINEALRVLDVVEESRPGLKFERSFDVVGGSSIDKHGVPITQEVLQKATQSDAVLFGSVGGPKWADASPNPESGLLQLRHKLDAFANLRPCEIIVPSLLDASPLKPDIIRGTKFIVVRENCGGAYFGTKVETPDVASDLWVYRPHEVERCARVSAAVARLLGKSGDGKGGGGPAVVWSADKANVLASGRLWRRVTEDTFKKEFPDVELRHQLADSMAMLMVKNPRGFNGVIHTDNTFGDILSDISGGIVGSLGTLPSASISGVPGEGKCNGIYEPVHGSAPDIAGKGIVNPVAQILSLAMLLRYSCLLTNEAAAIESAVQLVFEPKEAGGFGIRTKDMGGNAGTREVGDAVCQVLRELLSRG